A window of Desulfuromonas sp. contains these coding sequences:
- a CDS encoding citrate lyase holo-[acyl-carrier protein] synthase, which translates to MLFVTFRNKLLEARDSRHRALLRALTVRTPAVLSLALNIPGQGKTPTGSAELFCWGRDRLERSFSGLVEFQGGEDAAGHYALFLLGTAPLLAKVRCLALEESRPAARLLDLDVFDRLGRPIDRALLGLSQRTCLACSRPAKECIRTGSHDQPALQRRIDDLLAPFRPGKAVRRPDRGAA; encoded by the coding sequence ATGTTGTTCGTCACGTTCAGGAATAAGCTTCTCGAAGCCCGGGACAGCCGCCACCGGGCCCTGCTCAGGGCCCTTACGGTCCGGACACCGGCGGTCCTGTCCCTCGCCCTGAACATCCCGGGGCAGGGGAAAACCCCTACCGGAAGCGCGGAACTCTTCTGCTGGGGACGCGACCGCCTCGAACGCTCCTTCTCGGGCCTGGTGGAGTTTCAAGGGGGGGAGGATGCGGCCGGCCATTACGCCCTCTTCCTGCTGGGAACCGCCCCCCTCCTCGCCAAGGTGCGCTGCCTGGCACTGGAAGAAAGCCGCCCCGCCGCCCGGCTCCTCGACCTCGACGTTTTCGACCGCCTCGGCCGCCCCATCGACCGCGCCCTTCTGGGGCTGTCCCAGCGAACCTGCCTGGCCTGCTCCCGGCCGGCCAAGGAGTGCATCCGCACCGGCAGCCACGACCAGCCTGCCCTGCAGAGGAGGATCGATGACCTGCTCGCGCCGTTTCGCCCTGGAAAAGCTGTGCGCCGCCCTGACCGAGGGGCTGCGTAA
- a CDS encoding triphosphoribosyl-dephospho-CoA synthase — protein MTCSRRFALEKLCAALTEGLRKELRLTPKPGLVDLLDSGSHRDLSFFRMLASVKMVGDFFREMASALCAGESLPRLVAIGRDAERRLLAAFGGNTHKGGIFLGGLLLSARARCAGDSPEQLRHAVRAVASEFFAFHAPEGTNGERARRELGASGIRGECLAGLPALFDVAMPAYHQGKQLGFGHEKAALLVMSRLMQSVEDTTALHRCGEAGLARLQDDGRRLEAVLLQGDSPVPLLLHLNADYRRMNLTMGGVADLLGLTFATLDHLEAPSATLSRPVPAVLLAGRPPGAT, from the coding sequence ATGACCTGCTCGCGCCGTTTCGCCCTGGAAAAGCTGTGCGCCGCCCTGACCGAGGGGCTGCGTAAGGAGCTCCGGCTCACCCCCAAGCCCGGCCTGGTCGACCTGCTCGACAGCGGCTCCCACCGGGATCTCTCCTTCTTCAGGATGCTCGCCTCCGTGAAGATGGTGGGGGACTTTTTTCGGGAAATGGCCTCCGCCCTCTGTGCGGGGGAGTCCCTTCCGAGGCTGGTCGCCATCGGCAGGGACGCGGAGCGACGCCTGCTGGCCGCTTTTGGCGGCAACACCCACAAGGGGGGCATTTTTCTCGGAGGGCTGCTGCTGAGCGCCCGGGCCCGGTGCGCCGGCGACTCTCCCGAGCAGCTGCGCCACGCGGTGCGCGCCGTGGCCAGCGAGTTCTTTGCCTTCCATGCCCCGGAGGGCACCAACGGCGAGAGAGCCCGGCGGGAACTCGGGGCGTCCGGCATCCGCGGCGAGTGCCTCGCAGGCCTGCCAGCTCTGTTCGACGTGGCCATGCCGGCATACCACCAGGGTAAGCAACTGGGCTTCGGTCACGAAAAGGCCGCCTTACTCGTCATGAGCCGCCTCATGCAAAGCGTGGAGGACACAACCGCCCTGCACCGTTGCGGCGAAGCGGGGCTGGCCCGCCTGCAGGACGACGGCCGCCGCCTGGAAGCGGTGCTGCTGCAGGGAGACTCCCCTGTGCCGCTTCTTCTTCACCTCAATGCCGATTACCGACGGATGAACCTGACCATGGGGGGGGTCGCCGACCTTCTCGGCCTCACCTTCGCCACCCTCGACCACCTGGAAGCCCCATCCGCAACCCTTTCCCGGCCCGTCCCCGCCGTTCTTCTCGCCGGCCGCCCCCCAGGTGCAACCTGA